The following are from one region of the Heliangelus exortis chromosome 2, bHelExo1.hap1, whole genome shotgun sequence genome:
- the LOC139793151 gene encoding desmoglein-4-like: MDWLPHRTAAFLFLLLVLLEFSTGFHVEVKEWDENGTARWKTFKRQKREWIKFAAACREGEDNAKRNPIARIRSDCEENNPVTYSISGVGIDRAPYGIFVVNPRTGDINITSIVDREVTPVFVIRCFAKHSLTGIDLEPPLELRVRVLDINDNPPIFSQTVFTGSIEESSMENTLVMKIIATDADEPNHLNSKIAFKIESQEPSGQPMFIMNKYTGELHIANFLDREQHSSYTLVVKASDRDGAADGISSLCSCNVKVIDVNDNFPTLAQSSFSASISENSLSSELLRIQALDADEEYTDNWLAEFFFISGNEDNFFEIVTDRATNQGILRVIKELNYEHISTHSLTIGVRNVAAFHHSVIQDYRISGTPLTIQVENIIEPPKFHPSSIVFSVPGNIRANYIVGTYTAIDEDTGSIASNVVYSIGRDPGALFRINQNSGEIVLTKVVNWESVYVTNGQYKAEVLAITRGVPRYTATGTIVLSLQDINDNCPSINTEIRKVCMNSPSVIITAKAVDGGSYGAPFTFSIHGEPQTTWIIRSINASSAELVSQNIDFYMYKIYISVRDSQGRRCFRPHIIPVQACQCDSRNYCTSGATRIIIVGGGGSGGGTGGGGTGGGGTSGGAGGGTGSGGTQGGGGTGQESGTRPEEGQTYDHTEWPVYTDAYSEGDGYGAVTDSSYDGSGNYGRALPSATTLSGTAIGLMFLGGLIFVLIPILMSMSDCCGCGPGVAGGVGTGFEPVPECTEGAIHPWGIEGAQPEDRDVSHILGPTTAAGGDFGEPSDIYTNTYGGGGVVASGVEETTGVGYGTGTGYGTAGGISGTGGEVKGSIGGTIKEYREGGVNMTFLDSYFSEKAFAYADEDEGRPANDCLLIYDHEGVGTPVGSVGCCSFIGEDTDETYLDTLGPKFKTLAEICLGKEIEPFPDVNPPWPGITTTFPNPESDLNLPPPGTTIIVNGNAPMPTPVGTTTVVTENTYTSGSTIQPPRPMPDPLLHGNMTVTETYTSGSSSLPVDPLRSSNVVVTERVVGPASASDLRGMLDIPDLTDGSNIIVTERVIAPNSRLPTSLSIPDLVDGSNVVVTERVFRPASAMPGSLINIPSELSNAHNVVVTERVVSGSGMSSMGGASLGGANLGSLGSASQMLSADCSLGQGMGTASPGTSRRRVTKYSTVQYSSQ, translated from the exons ATGGATTGGCTCCCTCACCgaactgctgcttttctgttccttttattG GTACTCCTGGAATTCAGCACGGGATTCCATGTAGAg GTAAAAGAATGGGATGAAAATGGAACGGCAAGATGGAAAACATTCAAAAGACAAAAACGTGAATGGATCAAATTTGCTGCAGCCTGTAGAGAAGGAGAAGATAATGCTAAAAGGAACCCAATTGCCAGA ATCCGATCAGATTGTGAAGAAAACAATCCAGTTACATACAGCATCTCTGGAGTTGGAATTGATCGTGCCCCCTATGGAATATTTGTTGTTAACCCACGAACAGGAGATATTAATATAACATCAATAGTGGACAGGGAAGTAACCCCAGTATTTGTT ATACGTTGCTTTGCTAAACACTCATTGACGGGAATAGATTTGGAACCGCCTCTTGAACTTCGAGTCAGAGTTCTGGATATCAATGATAACCCCCCTATATTTTCACAAACTGTATTTACAGGATCTATTGAAGAGAGCAGTATGGAGA acacACTGGTGATGAAAATAATTGCAACAGATGCAGATGAGCCTAATCACTTGAATTCTAAAATTGCCTTCAAGATAGAGAGTCAGGAACCTTCAGGACAACCCATGTTCATCATGAATAAATATACTGGAGAACTCCATATTGCAAATTTTCTTGACAGAGAG CAACATAGTTCCTACACTCTTGTTGTGAAGGCATCTGACCGGGATGGAGCTGCAGATGGAATATCATCCCTATGCAGCTGCAATGTTAAAGTTATTGATGTCAATGACAACTTCCCAACCCTTGCTCAAAGCTCT TTTTCAgcaagtatttcagaaaattcaCTCAGTTCAGAACTGCTAAGAATACAAGCTCTGGATGCTGATGAAGAGTACACAGACAACTGGCTTGCTGAGTTTTTCTTTATATCCGGGAATGAAGATAACTTCTTTGAAATTGTTACAGATCGAGCTACAAATCAAGGAATCCTCAGAGTAATTAAG gAACTGAATTATGAACATATCTCAACTCACTCACTGACTATTGGTGTCAGGAATGTGGCCGCTTTCCACCACTCTGTTATACAGGACTACAGAATATCTGGAACACCACTCACAATACAAGTAGAAAATATAATTGAACCGCCAAAATTTCATCCATCTTCAATTGTGTTTTCTGTACCAGGAAACATAAGAGCAAATTATATTGTGGGAACATACACAGCCATCGACGAGGACACTGGATCTATTGCATCAAATGTTGT ATATAGTATAGGACGTGATCCTGGTGCCTTATTCAGAATCAATCAAAACTCTGGTGAAATCGTGCTGACCAAAGTTGTTAACTGGGAATCAGTCTATGTAACGAATGGGCAGTACAAAGCAGAGGTTCTGGCTATCACCAGAG GTGTTCCTCGATATACAGCTACTGGCACAATTGTGCTTTCATTACAAGACATCAATGACAATTGTCCAAGTATTAACACTGAAATAAGGAAAGTGTGCATGAATTCCCCATCAGTGATTATCACAGCAAAGGCTGTCGACGGTGGTTCATATGGTGCCCCCTTTACATTCAGCATCCATGGTGAACCTCAGACTACATGGATAATCAGATCAATAAATG ctTCCTCAGCTGAACTGGTCAGTCAGAACATTGACTTTTACATGTATAAAATCTATATCAGCGTAAGAGATAGCCAAGGCCGACGCTGCTTTAGACCACATATAATTCCTGTGCAAGCTTGTCAGTGTGACAGTCGTAATTACTGCACCAGTGGGGCCACGAGAATAATTattgttggtggtggtggtagtggtggtggcactggtggtggtggcactggtggtggtggcactagtggtggtgctggtggcgGTACCGGTAGTGGAGGAACCCAGGGAGGTGGAGGGACAGGACAAGAAAGTGGGACTAGACCTGAAGAAGGACAAACGTATGACCACACAGAGTGGCCAGTTTACACGGATGCATACAGTGAAGGTGATGGATATGGTGCAGTCACTGATAGCTCTTATGATGGAAGTGGAAATTACGGCCGAGCTCTCCCATCTGCTACCACACTAAGTGGTACTGCCATCGGTCTGATGTTTCTCGGTGGATTAATATTTGTTT TGATCCCAATTCTGATGTCAATGAGCGACTGCTGTGGCTGTGGTCCTGGTGTGGCAGGTggagttggaactggatttGAACCTGTACCTGAATGCACAGAAGGGGCAATTCATCCCTGGGGAATAGAAGGTGCACAACCTGAAGACAGG GATGTCTCACACATTCTTGGCCCAACAACAGCTGCAGGAGGTGATTTTGGTGAACCCTCTG acatatatacaaacacatatggaggaggaggagtagtAGCTTCTGGTGTTGAAGAAACTACAGGGGTTGGCTATGGCACTGGTACTGGTTATGGAACAGCTGGAGGAATTTCTGGAACGGGAGGAGAAGTAAAAGGATCAATTGGAGGAACAATAAAAGAGTATCGAGAGGGAGGGGTGAACATGACCTTCCTAGACAGCTACTTCTCTGAG AAAGCATTTGCATATGCAGATGAAGATGAAGGTCGGCCAGCAAATGACTGCCTACTAATATATGATCATGAAGGAGTTGGTACTCCTGTTGGCTCTGTGGGTTGCTGCAGCTTTATTGGAGAAGACACAGATGAAACATACTTGGATACATTAGGACCAAAATTTAAGACCTTGGCAGAGATCTGTCTGGGTAAAGAGATCGAACCTTTCCCTGACGTCAACCCACCCTGGCCAGGCATTACCACCACCTTTCCAAACCCTGAAAGTGATCTAAACCTTCCGCCACCTGGAACCACCATCATCGTCAACGGAAACGCCCCCATGCCCACCCCAGTCGGTACCACAACGGTTGTTACTGAAAACACCTACACGTCTGGGTCAACCATACAGCCCCCGAGGCCAATGCCAGATCCCTTGCTCCACGGCAACATGACGGTGACTGAGACCTACACCTCTggctcttcttctcttcctgttGACCCCCTGCGATCATCCAATGTTGTAGTAACAGAAAGGGTTGTTGGTCCTGCGTCTGCCTCTGATTTGCGTGGCATGTTAGATATCCCTGATCTCACAGACGGGTCCAACATTATCGTCACGGAAAGAGTAATTGCACCTAACTCCCGGCTCCCGACCTCTCTCAGCATTCCCGATTTGGTAGACGGGTCTAACGTGGTGGTGACAGAAAGGGTGTTCAGGCCTGCCTCTGCCATGCCAGGCAGCTTAATAAATATTCCCTCAGAGTTATCGAATGCCCACAACGTGGTGGTCACCGAGAGGGTAGTGTCAGGGTCTGGGATGAGCAGCATGGGAGGAGCAAGCCTAGGAGGGGCAAACCTGGGAAGCCTGGGCAGTGCGAGTCAGATGCTTAGTGCCGACTGTAGCCTTGGCCAGGGAATGGGCACGGCGTCCCCCGGCACCTCCCGGAGAAGGGTGACAAAGTACAGCACTGTGCAGTACTCCAGTCAGTAA